In Parus major isolate Abel chromosome 1, Parus_major1.1, whole genome shotgun sequence, the following proteins share a genomic window:
- the TUBGCP5 gene encoding gamma-tubulin complex component 5 isoform X3, giving the protein MAAPPGPRGRFEQEQDRAVRALVRCVTGLPEEELGGDRFQAALNFAWSNFRFHRFLDVNSHKVERTIEGIHEKLVIHSDLGKAASWKRLTEKFLNLPLPSTEETKTDTHYSILSLLLCLSDSPSNTTYVEKPRVKEVEKEEEFDWGKYLMEGEEIYFGPGIDTPDWSGESEEEEDTQPLSREDSGIQVDRTPLEDQDPNKKTVPNASWKVGEPDARSWLEQHVVPQYWTGRAPRFSHSLHLHSNLAAVWDHHLYASDPLYVPEERTLVTETQVIRETLWLLSGVKKLFIFQLNDGKVTVRNDIIVTHLTHNCLRSVLEQIAAYGQVVFRLQKFIDEVMGHNPESIMHGTVSTPKKTTEAPFRTYQAFMWALYKYFISFKEELTEIEKCIINKDKTVTLSIVIDKLSPRLAQLKVLHKVFSTGVAEVPPDTRNVVRASHLLNTLYKAILEYDSVGEASEQTVSLLFSLWVETVRPYLQTVDEWIVHGNLFDPAKEFIIQRNKNVPVNHRDFWYATYTLYSVSEKTENEEKMSDNASASSGSDQAPSSRQHTMVSFLKPVLKQIIMAGKSMQLLKNLQCKDGSPQQAASRDAERKSLYTLFLESVQSRLRHGEESVPDIITEQQATKQSLIKMQSIAERHLELDDVHDPLLAINFARLYLEQSDFHEKFTGGDVCVDRSSESVTCQTFELTLRSCLYPHIDKQYLECCGNLMQTLKKDYRLVEYLQAMRNFFLLEAGDTMYDFYTSIFDKIREKETWQNVAFLNVHLQEAVGQRYPEDSARLSISFESVDTAKKKLPVHTLDGLTLSYKVPWPVDIVISLECQKIYNQVFLLLLQIKWAKYSLDVLRFDELVSAAENSQNKEATSLEQGTLPVFGPQKENIKQQIHRMFLLRVKLMHFVNSLHNYIMTRILHSTGLEFQHQVEEAKDLDQLIKIHYRYLSTIHDRCLLREKVSFVKEAIMKVLNLVLMFADRWQAGLGAWKMESIEKMESDFKNCHMFLVTVLNKAVCRGSFPHLESLALSLMAGMEQS; this is encoded by the exons ATGGCGGCGCCGCCCGGCCCCCGCGGCCGCTTCGAGCAGGAGCAGGACCGCGCCGTCCGCGCCCTGGTGCGCTGCGTGACCGGCCTGCCGGAGGAGGAGCTGGGCGGAGACCGCTTCCAGGCGGCGCTCAATTTCGCCTGGTCCAACTTCAG ATTTCACCGTTTTCTTGATGTGAACAGTCATAAAGTAGAGAGAACAATAGAAGG AATACATGAAAAATTGGTAATTCATTCTGACCTCGGAAAAGCTGCAAGCTGGAAAAGACTAACAGAAAAATTTCTGAACTTGCCACTCCCAAGTACTGAAGAAACAAAG ACGGATACACACTATTCCATACTGTCTCTTCTGTTGTGTTTGTCTGATTCGCCGTCCAACACCACCTATGTGGAAAAACCAAGAGTCAAAGAAGTGG aaaaggaagaagaatttgATTGGGGAAAGTATTTgatggaaggagaagaaatttaCTTTGGCCCAGGCATAGATACACCA GATTGGTCTGGAGAAAGTGAAGAGGAAGAGGACACTCAGCCCTTGAGCAGGGAGGACTCGGGTATTCAAGTAGACAGGACACCTTTGGAAGACCAAGATCCAAATAAGAAGACAGTACCTAATGCTTCCTGGAAAG TCGGTGAGCCTGATGCCCgcagctggctggagcagcacgTGGTTCCTCAGTACTGGACAGGAAGGGCTCCTCGCTTTTCACATAGTTTGCACTTGCATTCCAACCTGGCTGCAGTCTG GGACCACCATTTGTATGCCAGTGATCCTTTGTACGTGCCAGAAGAGAGGACACTGGTCACAGAAACACAGGTTATACGAGAAACTCTTTG gctACTTTCAGGagtgaaaaagctttttatatttCAGCTGAATGATGGAAAAGTGACTGTGCGGAATGATATTATTGTAACTCATTTAACCCAT aattgcCTGAGATCTGTATTGGAGCAGATAGCAGCATATGGTCAAGTTGTGTTTAGACTACAGAAGTTTATTGATGAAGTGATGGGACACAACCCAGAAAGCATAATGCATGGAACAGTTTCCACTCCAAAGAAGACTACAGAAGCCCCATTCAGAACCTACCAAGCTTTTATGTGGGctttatacaaatatttcattagtTTTAAAGAGGAACTtactgaaattgaaaaatgCATAATCAACAAAG ataaaacagTCACACTTTCAATAGTAATAGATAAGCTGTCTCCCAGACTAGCACAACTGAAGGTACTTCACAAGGTGTTCAGCACAGGAGTAGCAGAAGTGCCACCTGACACTAGAAATGTTGTACGAGCATCTCATCTGCTTAATACCCTCTACAAAGCTATTCTTGAATATGACAGTGTTGGAGAGGCATCTGAGCAAACG GTATCccttttgttctctctctggGTTGAAACTGTGAGGCCATACTTACAGACAGTGGATGAATGGATAGTCCATGGTAATTTGTTTGATCCTGCAAAAGAATTTATTATTCAGAG aaacaaaaatgttccaGTTAATCACAGAGATTTTTGGTATGCTACCTACACATTATATAGTGTGtcagaaaagacagagaatgAAGAGAAGATGAGTGATAATGCCAGTGCCAGTTCTGGCAGTGATCAGGCTCCTTCAAGCAGACAGCACACAatggtttcttttctgaaacCTGTGCTAAAGCAAATTATCATGGCTGGAAAATCCATGCAGCTGTTGAAGAATCTTCAATGCAAAGATGGTTCTCCACAGCAGGCTGCATCAAGAG ATGCTGAACGGAAGAGTTTATATACACTGTTCTTGGAATCGGTGCAGTCTCGCCTGCGGCACGGGGAGGAGTCTGTCCCAGACATTATTACAGAACAGCAGGCCACAAAGCAGAGCCTGATAAAGATGCAGTCTATAGCAGAAAGACACTTGGAGCTGGATGATGTCCATGACCCGCTGCTGGCTATTAATTTTGCCAG attgTATTTGGAACAGAGTGACTTTCATGAGAAGTTTACTGGTGGGGATGTCTGTGTGGATAGATCCTCAGAATCTGTGACGTGCCAGACTTTTGAACTGACACTGAGGTCTTGTCTTTATCCTCACATAGACAAGCAATACTTGGAATGCTGTGGTAATTTGATGCAAACTTTAAAGAAGGATTATAG GCTCGTAGAATATTTGCAGGCAATGAGAAATTTTTTCTTACTTGAAGCTGGAGATACCATGTATGACTTCTATACATCTATTTTTGACAAAATTAGAGAAAAGGAAACTTGGCAGAATGTTGCTTTCTTAAATGTTCACTTGCAAGAAGCAGTTGGACAACGCTATCCAGAGGACAGTGCAAG GTTGTCAATATCATTTGAAAGTGTTGATACAGCAAAGAAGAAACTCCCTGTCCACACCTTAGATGGTTTGACATTGAGTTACAAG GTTCCTTGGCCTGTGGATATAGTTATAAGCTTAGAATGCCAAAAAATTTACAATCAagtttttctgctcttgctgcaAATAAAGTGGGCCAAGTATAGTCTAGATGTTCTACGATTTGATG aactagtctctgctgcagaaaactcACAGAATAAGGAAGCAACTTCATTAGAACAAGGAACACTCCCTGTATTTGgaccacaaaaagaaaatataaaacaacaaatacaTCGCATGTTCCTCTTAAGAGTGAAACTTATGCATTTTGTCAACAGCCTGCACAACTACATCATGACTAGG attcTCCACAGTACAGGCTTGGAGTTTCAACATCAGGTAGAAGAAGCCAAAGATTTAGATCAATTGATAAAGATTCATTACAGATATCTATCTACAATTCATGATCGCTGCTTACTGAGGGAAAAG gtGAGCTTCGTGAAGGAAGCTATAATGAAAGTGTTAAATTTAGTACTGATGTTTGCAGACCGTTGGCAAGCTGGTTTAGGGGCTTGGAA GATGGAATCCATAGAGAAGATggaatctgattttaaaaactgccACATGTTTCTTGTGACTGTTCTCAACAAAGCTGTCTGTCGAGGCTCTTTTCCCCATT TGGAATCTTTAGCTTTGTCACTGATGGCTGGCATGGAACAAAGTTAA
- the TUBGCP5 gene encoding gamma-tubulin complex component 5 isoform X1: MAAPPGPRGRFEQEQDRAVRALVRCVTGLPEEELGGDRFQAALNFAWSNFRFHRFLDVNSHKVERTIEGIHEKLVIHSDLGKAASWKRLTEKFLNLPLPSTEETKTDTHYSILSLLLCLSDSPSNTTYVEKPRVKEVDSFLNDLCTFPRRCFECTFSPFQECEYEEVISNNTNYKKEEEFDWGKYLMEGEEIYFGPGIDTPDWSGESEEEEDTQPLSREDSGIQVDRTPLEDQDPNKKTVPNASWKVGEPDARSWLEQHVVPQYWTGRAPRFSHSLHLHSNLAAVWDHHLYASDPLYVPEERTLVTETQVIRETLWLLSGVKKLFIFQLNDGKVTVRNDIIVTHLTHNCLRSVLEQIAAYGQVVFRLQKFIDEVMGHNPESIMHGTVSTPKKTTEAPFRTYQAFMWALYKYFISFKEELTEIEKCIINKDKTVTLSIVIDKLSPRLAQLKVLHKVFSTGVAEVPPDTRNVVRASHLLNTLYKAILEYDSVGEASEQTVSLLFSLWVETVRPYLQTVDEWIVHGNLFDPAKEFIIQRNKNVPVNHRDFWYATYTLYSVSEKTENEEKMSDNASASSGSDQAPSSRQHTMVSFLKPVLKQIIMAGKSMQLLKNLQCKDGSPQQAASRDAERKSLYTLFLESVQSRLRHGEESVPDIITEQQATKQSLIKMQSIAERHLELDDVHDPLLAINFARLYLEQSDFHEKFTGGDVCVDRSSESVTCQTFELTLRSCLYPHIDKQYLECCGNLMQTLKKDYRLVEYLQAMRNFFLLEAGDTMYDFYTSIFDKIREKETWQNVAFLNVHLQEAVGQRYPEDSARLSISFESVDTAKKKLPVHTLDGLTLSYKVPWPVDIVISLECQKIYNQVFLLLLQIKWAKYSLDVLRFDELVSAAENSQNKEATSLEQGTLPVFGPQKENIKQQIHRMFLLRVKLMHFVNSLHNYIMTRILHSTGLEFQHQVEEAKDLDQLIKIHYRYLSTIHDRCLLREKVSFVKEAIMKVLNLVLMFADRWQAGLGAWKMESIEKMESDFKNCHMFLVTVLNKAVCRGSFPHLESLALSLMAGMEQS, encoded by the exons ATGGCGGCGCCGCCCGGCCCCCGCGGCCGCTTCGAGCAGGAGCAGGACCGCGCCGTCCGCGCCCTGGTGCGCTGCGTGACCGGCCTGCCGGAGGAGGAGCTGGGCGGAGACCGCTTCCAGGCGGCGCTCAATTTCGCCTGGTCCAACTTCAG ATTTCACCGTTTTCTTGATGTGAACAGTCATAAAGTAGAGAGAACAATAGAAGG AATACATGAAAAATTGGTAATTCATTCTGACCTCGGAAAAGCTGCAAGCTGGAAAAGACTAACAGAAAAATTTCTGAACTTGCCACTCCCAAGTACTGAAGAAACAAAG ACGGATACACACTATTCCATACTGTCTCTTCTGTTGTGTTTGTCTGATTCGCCGTCCAACACCACCTATGTGGAAAAACCAAGAGTCAAAGAAGTGG ATTCCTTTTTGAATGATCTCTGCACATTCCCTCGGCGGTGTTTTGAATGCACTTTCAGCCCATTCCAGGAATGTGAATATGAAGAAGTTATCTCAAACAACACTAATTACA aaaaggaagaagaatttgATTGGGGAAAGTATTTgatggaaggagaagaaatttaCTTTGGCCCAGGCATAGATACACCA GATTGGTCTGGAGAAAGTGAAGAGGAAGAGGACACTCAGCCCTTGAGCAGGGAGGACTCGGGTATTCAAGTAGACAGGACACCTTTGGAAGACCAAGATCCAAATAAGAAGACAGTACCTAATGCTTCCTGGAAAG TCGGTGAGCCTGATGCCCgcagctggctggagcagcacgTGGTTCCTCAGTACTGGACAGGAAGGGCTCCTCGCTTTTCACATAGTTTGCACTTGCATTCCAACCTGGCTGCAGTCTG GGACCACCATTTGTATGCCAGTGATCCTTTGTACGTGCCAGAAGAGAGGACACTGGTCACAGAAACACAGGTTATACGAGAAACTCTTTG gctACTTTCAGGagtgaaaaagctttttatatttCAGCTGAATGATGGAAAAGTGACTGTGCGGAATGATATTATTGTAACTCATTTAACCCAT aattgcCTGAGATCTGTATTGGAGCAGATAGCAGCATATGGTCAAGTTGTGTTTAGACTACAGAAGTTTATTGATGAAGTGATGGGACACAACCCAGAAAGCATAATGCATGGAACAGTTTCCACTCCAAAGAAGACTACAGAAGCCCCATTCAGAACCTACCAAGCTTTTATGTGGGctttatacaaatatttcattagtTTTAAAGAGGAACTtactgaaattgaaaaatgCATAATCAACAAAG ataaaacagTCACACTTTCAATAGTAATAGATAAGCTGTCTCCCAGACTAGCACAACTGAAGGTACTTCACAAGGTGTTCAGCACAGGAGTAGCAGAAGTGCCACCTGACACTAGAAATGTTGTACGAGCATCTCATCTGCTTAATACCCTCTACAAAGCTATTCTTGAATATGACAGTGTTGGAGAGGCATCTGAGCAAACG GTATCccttttgttctctctctggGTTGAAACTGTGAGGCCATACTTACAGACAGTGGATGAATGGATAGTCCATGGTAATTTGTTTGATCCTGCAAAAGAATTTATTATTCAGAG aaacaaaaatgttccaGTTAATCACAGAGATTTTTGGTATGCTACCTACACATTATATAGTGTGtcagaaaagacagagaatgAAGAGAAGATGAGTGATAATGCCAGTGCCAGTTCTGGCAGTGATCAGGCTCCTTCAAGCAGACAGCACACAatggtttcttttctgaaacCTGTGCTAAAGCAAATTATCATGGCTGGAAAATCCATGCAGCTGTTGAAGAATCTTCAATGCAAAGATGGTTCTCCACAGCAGGCTGCATCAAGAG ATGCTGAACGGAAGAGTTTATATACACTGTTCTTGGAATCGGTGCAGTCTCGCCTGCGGCACGGGGAGGAGTCTGTCCCAGACATTATTACAGAACAGCAGGCCACAAAGCAGAGCCTGATAAAGATGCAGTCTATAGCAGAAAGACACTTGGAGCTGGATGATGTCCATGACCCGCTGCTGGCTATTAATTTTGCCAG attgTATTTGGAACAGAGTGACTTTCATGAGAAGTTTACTGGTGGGGATGTCTGTGTGGATAGATCCTCAGAATCTGTGACGTGCCAGACTTTTGAACTGACACTGAGGTCTTGTCTTTATCCTCACATAGACAAGCAATACTTGGAATGCTGTGGTAATTTGATGCAAACTTTAAAGAAGGATTATAG GCTCGTAGAATATTTGCAGGCAATGAGAAATTTTTTCTTACTTGAAGCTGGAGATACCATGTATGACTTCTATACATCTATTTTTGACAAAATTAGAGAAAAGGAAACTTGGCAGAATGTTGCTTTCTTAAATGTTCACTTGCAAGAAGCAGTTGGACAACGCTATCCAGAGGACAGTGCAAG GTTGTCAATATCATTTGAAAGTGTTGATACAGCAAAGAAGAAACTCCCTGTCCACACCTTAGATGGTTTGACATTGAGTTACAAG GTTCCTTGGCCTGTGGATATAGTTATAAGCTTAGAATGCCAAAAAATTTACAATCAagtttttctgctcttgctgcaAATAAAGTGGGCCAAGTATAGTCTAGATGTTCTACGATTTGATG aactagtctctgctgcagaaaactcACAGAATAAGGAAGCAACTTCATTAGAACAAGGAACACTCCCTGTATTTGgaccacaaaaagaaaatataaaacaacaaatacaTCGCATGTTCCTCTTAAGAGTGAAACTTATGCATTTTGTCAACAGCCTGCACAACTACATCATGACTAGG attcTCCACAGTACAGGCTTGGAGTTTCAACATCAGGTAGAAGAAGCCAAAGATTTAGATCAATTGATAAAGATTCATTACAGATATCTATCTACAATTCATGATCGCTGCTTACTGAGGGAAAAG gtGAGCTTCGTGAAGGAAGCTATAATGAAAGTGTTAAATTTAGTACTGATGTTTGCAGACCGTTGGCAAGCTGGTTTAGGGGCTTGGAA GATGGAATCCATAGAGAAGATggaatctgattttaaaaactgccACATGTTTCTTGTGACTGTTCTCAACAAAGCTGTCTGTCGAGGCTCTTTTCCCCATT TGGAATCTTTAGCTTTGTCACTGATGGCTGGCATGGAACAAAGTTAA
- the TUBGCP5 gene encoding gamma-tubulin complex component 5 isoform X2 produces the protein MTATPSRLNLGLLGIFCYVKRFHRFLDVNSHKVERTIEGIHEKLVIHSDLGKAASWKRLTEKFLNLPLPSTEETKTDTHYSILSLLLCLSDSPSNTTYVEKPRVKEVDSFLNDLCTFPRRCFECTFSPFQECEYEEVISNNTNYKKEEEFDWGKYLMEGEEIYFGPGIDTPDWSGESEEEEDTQPLSREDSGIQVDRTPLEDQDPNKKTVPNASWKVGEPDARSWLEQHVVPQYWTGRAPRFSHSLHLHSNLAAVWDHHLYASDPLYVPEERTLVTETQVIRETLWLLSGVKKLFIFQLNDGKVTVRNDIIVTHLTHNCLRSVLEQIAAYGQVVFRLQKFIDEVMGHNPESIMHGTVSTPKKTTEAPFRTYQAFMWALYKYFISFKEELTEIEKCIINKDKTVTLSIVIDKLSPRLAQLKVLHKVFSTGVAEVPPDTRNVVRASHLLNTLYKAILEYDSVGEASEQTVSLLFSLWVETVRPYLQTVDEWIVHGNLFDPAKEFIIQRNKNVPVNHRDFWYATYTLYSVSEKTENEEKMSDNASASSGSDQAPSSRQHTMVSFLKPVLKQIIMAGKSMQLLKNLQCKDGSPQQAASRDAERKSLYTLFLESVQSRLRHGEESVPDIITEQQATKQSLIKMQSIAERHLELDDVHDPLLAINFARLYLEQSDFHEKFTGGDVCVDRSSESVTCQTFELTLRSCLYPHIDKQYLECCGNLMQTLKKDYRLVEYLQAMRNFFLLEAGDTMYDFYTSIFDKIREKETWQNVAFLNVHLQEAVGQRYPEDSARLSISFESVDTAKKKLPVHTLDGLTLSYKVPWPVDIVISLECQKIYNQVFLLLLQIKWAKYSLDVLRFDELVSAAENSQNKEATSLEQGTLPVFGPQKENIKQQIHRMFLLRVKLMHFVNSLHNYIMTRILHSTGLEFQHQVEEAKDLDQLIKIHYRYLSTIHDRCLLREKVSFVKEAIMKVLNLVLMFADRWQAGLGAWKMESIEKMESDFKNCHMFLVTVLNKAVCRGSFPHLESLALSLMAGMEQS, from the exons ATGACCGCTACTCCGTCACGTTTGAATCTTGGTCTTTTAGGGATTTTCTGCTATGTTAAAAG ATTTCACCGTTTTCTTGATGTGAACAGTCATAAAGTAGAGAGAACAATAGAAGG AATACATGAAAAATTGGTAATTCATTCTGACCTCGGAAAAGCTGCAAGCTGGAAAAGACTAACAGAAAAATTTCTGAACTTGCCACTCCCAAGTACTGAAGAAACAAAG ACGGATACACACTATTCCATACTGTCTCTTCTGTTGTGTTTGTCTGATTCGCCGTCCAACACCACCTATGTGGAAAAACCAAGAGTCAAAGAAGTGG ATTCCTTTTTGAATGATCTCTGCACATTCCCTCGGCGGTGTTTTGAATGCACTTTCAGCCCATTCCAGGAATGTGAATATGAAGAAGTTATCTCAAACAACACTAATTACA aaaaggaagaagaatttgATTGGGGAAAGTATTTgatggaaggagaagaaatttaCTTTGGCCCAGGCATAGATACACCA GATTGGTCTGGAGAAAGTGAAGAGGAAGAGGACACTCAGCCCTTGAGCAGGGAGGACTCGGGTATTCAAGTAGACAGGACACCTTTGGAAGACCAAGATCCAAATAAGAAGACAGTACCTAATGCTTCCTGGAAAG TCGGTGAGCCTGATGCCCgcagctggctggagcagcacgTGGTTCCTCAGTACTGGACAGGAAGGGCTCCTCGCTTTTCACATAGTTTGCACTTGCATTCCAACCTGGCTGCAGTCTG GGACCACCATTTGTATGCCAGTGATCCTTTGTACGTGCCAGAAGAGAGGACACTGGTCACAGAAACACAGGTTATACGAGAAACTCTTTG gctACTTTCAGGagtgaaaaagctttttatatttCAGCTGAATGATGGAAAAGTGACTGTGCGGAATGATATTATTGTAACTCATTTAACCCAT aattgcCTGAGATCTGTATTGGAGCAGATAGCAGCATATGGTCAAGTTGTGTTTAGACTACAGAAGTTTATTGATGAAGTGATGGGACACAACCCAGAAAGCATAATGCATGGAACAGTTTCCACTCCAAAGAAGACTACAGAAGCCCCATTCAGAACCTACCAAGCTTTTATGTGGGctttatacaaatatttcattagtTTTAAAGAGGAACTtactgaaattgaaaaatgCATAATCAACAAAG ataaaacagTCACACTTTCAATAGTAATAGATAAGCTGTCTCCCAGACTAGCACAACTGAAGGTACTTCACAAGGTGTTCAGCACAGGAGTAGCAGAAGTGCCACCTGACACTAGAAATGTTGTACGAGCATCTCATCTGCTTAATACCCTCTACAAAGCTATTCTTGAATATGACAGTGTTGGAGAGGCATCTGAGCAAACG GTATCccttttgttctctctctggGTTGAAACTGTGAGGCCATACTTACAGACAGTGGATGAATGGATAGTCCATGGTAATTTGTTTGATCCTGCAAAAGAATTTATTATTCAGAG aaacaaaaatgttccaGTTAATCACAGAGATTTTTGGTATGCTACCTACACATTATATAGTGTGtcagaaaagacagagaatgAAGAGAAGATGAGTGATAATGCCAGTGCCAGTTCTGGCAGTGATCAGGCTCCTTCAAGCAGACAGCACACAatggtttcttttctgaaacCTGTGCTAAAGCAAATTATCATGGCTGGAAAATCCATGCAGCTGTTGAAGAATCTTCAATGCAAAGATGGTTCTCCACAGCAGGCTGCATCAAGAG ATGCTGAACGGAAGAGTTTATATACACTGTTCTTGGAATCGGTGCAGTCTCGCCTGCGGCACGGGGAGGAGTCTGTCCCAGACATTATTACAGAACAGCAGGCCACAAAGCAGAGCCTGATAAAGATGCAGTCTATAGCAGAAAGACACTTGGAGCTGGATGATGTCCATGACCCGCTGCTGGCTATTAATTTTGCCAG attgTATTTGGAACAGAGTGACTTTCATGAGAAGTTTACTGGTGGGGATGTCTGTGTGGATAGATCCTCAGAATCTGTGACGTGCCAGACTTTTGAACTGACACTGAGGTCTTGTCTTTATCCTCACATAGACAAGCAATACTTGGAATGCTGTGGTAATTTGATGCAAACTTTAAAGAAGGATTATAG GCTCGTAGAATATTTGCAGGCAATGAGAAATTTTTTCTTACTTGAAGCTGGAGATACCATGTATGACTTCTATACATCTATTTTTGACAAAATTAGAGAAAAGGAAACTTGGCAGAATGTTGCTTTCTTAAATGTTCACTTGCAAGAAGCAGTTGGACAACGCTATCCAGAGGACAGTGCAAG GTTGTCAATATCATTTGAAAGTGTTGATACAGCAAAGAAGAAACTCCCTGTCCACACCTTAGATGGTTTGACATTGAGTTACAAG GTTCCTTGGCCTGTGGATATAGTTATAAGCTTAGAATGCCAAAAAATTTACAATCAagtttttctgctcttgctgcaAATAAAGTGGGCCAAGTATAGTCTAGATGTTCTACGATTTGATG aactagtctctgctgcagaaaactcACAGAATAAGGAAGCAACTTCATTAGAACAAGGAACACTCCCTGTATTTGgaccacaaaaagaaaatataaaacaacaaatacaTCGCATGTTCCTCTTAAGAGTGAAACTTATGCATTTTGTCAACAGCCTGCACAACTACATCATGACTAGG attcTCCACAGTACAGGCTTGGAGTTTCAACATCAGGTAGAAGAAGCCAAAGATTTAGATCAATTGATAAAGATTCATTACAGATATCTATCTACAATTCATGATCGCTGCTTACTGAGGGAAAAG gtGAGCTTCGTGAAGGAAGCTATAATGAAAGTGTTAAATTTAGTACTGATGTTTGCAGACCGTTGGCAAGCTGGTTTAGGGGCTTGGAA GATGGAATCCATAGAGAAGATggaatctgattttaaaaactgccACATGTTTCTTGTGACTGTTCTCAACAAAGCTGTCTGTCGAGGCTCTTTTCCCCATT TGGAATCTTTAGCTTTGTCACTGATGGCTGGCATGGAACAAAGTTAA